One window of the Primulina eburnea isolate SZY01 chromosome 18, ASM2296580v1, whole genome shotgun sequence genome contains the following:
- the LOC140819090 gene encoding uncharacterized protein — protein MAAREQVHPREETDEVDSGFGQMNPLPPPTMGQTPADQPLLPGELTLSQFSSYLPPRFDSSETGERAEEWIERIEQIFTTEAGLRAQSRTVDWDVFRSRFLDKYFSIAARQKKEREFEDLRQGSMSVAEYESRYSALLKYVPHVATNVHAKMRHFLRGLKLELFDRVQSNNPISFEDAVTRAEMAELLMQEYGAQGRLSEPTRESLRPQGQSFKYQKCSSSSSASSGKRRFDSRRVESRGGSSQSVQGQRGESRAVRCFRCGGPHLIRDCTQTEITCFECGGVGHLARQCPSREGQREPRSARGRSSERGGRQPQQFTPRPSGGQPRMQGAGPPQAQVYALTREQAEEAREEMIADEKERWTFYGKGSRPRVPLVSAIRMSRLLEHGHEGYLIYAVDVTEKKKEVGIEDIPIVAEFADVFPDEIPGFPPAREVEFGIELMPGTSPISRTPYRMAPAELRELKAQLQDLLDKGYIRPSVSPWGAPVLFLRKKDGTMWLCIDYRQLNKVTIKNKYPLPRIDDLFDQLQGTSVYSKIDLRSGYHQIRVREEDIQKTAFRTRYGHYEFLVMPFGLTNAPAVFMSLMNRVFQPYLDRFVIVFIDDILIYSRSEAEHAGHLRSVLQVLRDRQLYAKLSKCEFWLDRVVFLGHVISRDGISVDPTKVEATFDTVDPERCAISVV, from the exons ATGGCAGCTAGAGAACAGGTACATCCACGTGAGGAAACAGACGAGGTTGACAGTGGGTTTGGACAGATGAATCCATTGCCACCTCCTACTATGGGACAGACACCTGCAGATCAGCCTTTATTACCCGGTGAGTTGACTTTGTCACAGTTCAGCAGTTATCTTCCGCCGAGATTTGATAGTTCTGAGACTGGTGAGCGAGCAGAGGAGTGGATTGAGAGGATAGAGCAGATATTT ACAACTGAGGCTGGATTGAGAGCTCAGAGCCGTACTGTTGATTGGGATGTGTTTCGATCTCGTTttcttgataaatatttttctatagCAGCCAGACAGAAGAAAGAGAGAGAATTCGAGGATTTGAGACAGGGCAGTATGTCTGTTGCTGAGTACGAGTCTCGGTATTCTGCATTGCTGAAATATGTGCCACATGTTGCTACGAATGTTCATGCTAAGATGAGGCATTTCTTGAGAGGGTTGAAGTTAGAGTTATTTGATCGTGTGCAATCAAATAACCCGATATCATTTGAGGATGCAGTGACGAGGGCAGAGATGGCTGAGTTGTTGATGCAGGAGTATGGGGCTCAGGGACGATTATCAGAGCCGACTAGGGAGTCATTGCGACCTCAGGGACAGtcttttaaatatcagaagtgttcatcttcttcttcagCATCATCTGGGAAGCGTCGATTTGATTCACGACGTGTTGAGAGTCGTGGGGGCAGTTCTCAgtctgttcaggggcagagaggaGAGTCCAGAGCCGTGAGATGTTTTCGTTGTGGGGGACCTCATCTGATCAGAGATTGTACACAGACCGAGATCACCTGTTTTGAGTGTGGCGGTGTTGGTCATCTGGCGAGACAGTGTCCTAGTCGTGAGGGACAGCGAGAGCCTAGGAGTGCTAGAGGTAGATCCTCAGAGAGAGGAGGACGACAGCCTCAGCAGTTTACACCACGACCTTCTGGAGGACAGCCACGTATGCAGGGAGCTGGTCCGCCTCAGGCACAGGTGTATGCTTTGACACGAGAGCAGGCAGAGGAGGCACGAGAGGAGATGATAGCGG ATGAGAAAGAGCGTTGGACATTTTATGGGAAGGGTTCTCGTCCCCGTGTTCCGTTGGTATCTGCCATCCGGATGTCTCGGTTATTGGAGCATGGgcatgagggttatcttatttatgctgtagatgtgaCAGAGAAGAAGAAAGAGGTGGGAATAGAGGACATACCTATAGTTGCTGAGTTTGCcgatgtatttcctgatgagattccaggcttCCCACCAGCTCGTGAGGTGGAGTTTGGGatcgagttgatgccaggtacttcCCCTATTTCTCGTACTccttacagaatggcaccagcagAGTTGAGAGAGTTGAAAGCCCAGTTGCAGGACTTGCTGGACAAGGGATACATTCGCCCTAGTGTATCgccttggggtgcaccagtCTTATTtttgagaaagaaagatggaacgatgtggctttgtattgactatcgaCAGCTGAATAAGGTAacgattaagaataaatatcccctccctcgtattgatgatttgtttgatcagttacagggaacctcggtatattcgaagattgatttgaggtcaGGATATCATCAGATACGGGTTAGAGAGGAGGATATTCAgaagacagcattcaggaccagatatgggcattacgagtttttaGTTATGCCGTTTgggttgacgaatgctccagctgtgttcatgagtttgatgaatagGGTATTTCAGCCTTATCTCGATCgatttgttattgtgtttattgatgatatattgatatattcCAGGAGTGAGGCTGAGCATGCAGGGCACTTGCGTTCAGTGTTACAGGTGTTGCGAGATagacagttgtatgccaaactcagtaagtgtgagttttggttggatcgagtggtcttcttgggtcatgttatatcgagagatgggatttctgttgatccaacgAAGGTCGAAGCGACCTTTGACACAGTTGACCCAGAAAGGTGTGCGATTTCAGTGGTCTGA